AGCGCAGCTCTGTGTGCGTGCGACAACGGCGCGCGGGTCCACTCCTCGACCGAGTCGAGGAAGCCGTGCAGCGAGACGAAGGGATGACCCCAGAGCGCGTTGCCGAAGTCGAAGAACCGCGGGCGCAGTAGGCCGGTTGAACGGTCCGCGAAGATGTTCGCCGGGTACACGTCGTTGATCTCCAGGTCGAGCGGAACGACGTCGCTGAGAGACGCGGTTCGTCGATCGAGTACGTCGGCAGCCCGCGCAGCTCGTGTGAGCAGACCGGGCTCGGCATTCAGCGGATGCCCAGGCTGCAGCGCCGCCCACTCCTGCGCCACGGCGCGCACCCGATCGCCGGCCGCGGTGGGCGCCAGTTCGATGATGCCGGTCGCGTCGAGGCGGCCGAGGAGCCTGCACTGGAGACGGGCCAGGGCTCGTACGACGGTGCATCGCGTGGCCTGATCAGCAACGTCCGGATGCGTCAGCGTCGAGCCTTGATCATCGGTGAGCAGCCTGCTGCGGTCGCGGTCGACTGCGATCGGCACGATCACGTCATCCGGCGCGAACTGTGCCAACGCCGCGACGAGACCGGCCTCGAACCGATGCCCCGGATTGTTCTCCTTGAACCACACCAGGCCTTCGGCGGTGGGATAGCAGCGGACGACAGACCAGAAGCGGGCCCGGTAGGTGACCGGTACGCCGCTGATCCGGCGACCGTACTCCGCGAGCCGCGCACTCACCCAGGCGTCCGCGGTCTGCGTCCACTCCGGCGACATCCAACGCCGAACCCACTGACCCTGGGCATCTGGACCGAGCGGTCTCGCAGGCGGGCAAGGCAGCATCCGGTGACGCTAACGTCCGGCTCCGACAGTTACGGCGTGACTGGAGGCCGTATGCCGAGCCATTGCTCGGCGCCCCAGGCCTCGAACCGCTCCACCTCGGTGAACCCCAGCTTCGCCGCGAGACGCATCGAGCCGACGTTGGCGGTCTGGGTAGCGAGCACGACGGGCTCACCGGGCAGGGCACCGTCGAACCAGTCGAGCGCCGCCGCGCACGCTTCACCGGCGTACCCGAATCCCCAAGCCCGCGGCAGGAACAGGTAGCCGAGATCGGCCTTCCCCACCGCGGCCGGGCGGTGCTTGGTTGCTCTCCTGAGCAGGATCTGGCCGATCATCGTCCCGTCGAGCTCAACGACGAAACTTCCGGGCCACCGCTGCGGCACCTCAGGCGTCTCGCGCTCGACCTCGTCCCGTGGGCGGGGACCGCCGAGGTACGTGTTCACCTCCGGCGAGGCGAGCAGCTCGACGAACGCCGTACGGTCCCTCGCCTCGGACTCACGAAGCACGAGCCGCTCGGTCTTGATCGGCTCCGGCGGCCACGTCACGCCTCCCAGAGGTTCCATCCGCGCACGCTAACAGGGGCCGTATTTCTGACAGAGTGTCGGATCTGGAACGCGGCGTTCGTAGGACAGGTGAACGGCGGCCGGTCGCGGTCGCCAAGACAAGGAGTGAGGGTATGCGTCTTCTTCTTACCTCCGGGGGCATTACGAACCCGAGCATCAACGACGCGCTCGTCGAGCTGCTGGGCAAGCCGATCGCCGAGTCCCGCGCGCTGCTCATCCCGACGGCGATGTGGGGCCATCCGAAATGCGGGCCTACCTTTGTCCGGGGCTCCGTCACCGGCGAACCTCCCTGGCACATGCCCAGCCTGGGTTGGGAATCCGTCGGCGTCCTCGAACTCACGGCGTTGCCCAGCATCGGCGAGGAGCGGTGGGTGCCGTGGGTACGCGAGGCCGACGTACTGCTGGTGGACGGCGGCGACGCGACGTACCTCTGCCACTGGATGCGGGAGTCAGGCCTGTCCGACCTCATGCCGTCGCTGCCCGACACGGTCTGGGTCGGGGTGAGCGCCGGCAGCATGGTGATGACACCGCGGATCGGCGAAGACTTCGTGAGCTGGCCGTCCGCGCCGGACGACCGCACGCTCGGGGTCGTCGACTTCTCGATCTACCCGCACCTGGACCACGAGTCCATGCCGGACAACACCCTGGCCAACGCGGAGACTTGGGCGGCCGGTATCGGAGGCCCGTCGTACGCCATCGACGACCAGACCGCGATCAAGGTAGCCAACGGCACCACAGAAGTAATCTCCGAAGGCCACTGGAAGCCCTTCCCCGCCTAACCCTCAGTACTCCTCGTGATTTACGGTTCGGGGATGGTTCGGAGGAATGACCTGGGGTTTGTTCGGTACGTCGTGGGGCTGCTGGACGGGGTTGGGGTTCGGGCCTGGGTGTTTGGGGGATGGGCCGCGGAGTTGCTTGGGGTGAGTGCGCCGCGGGGGCATCGGGATGTTGATCTGCTGTATCCGGCTGGTGGGTTCGAGGTTGTGGACGAGTTTCTCGCGCGTGGCGACGTACAGGAGATTGTGGCCAAGCGATTTCCGCACAAGCGGGCGTTCGAGGTCGACGGGGTGATGGTCGAGCTGTTTCTCGTGCAGAGCGACGAGGCTGGTTGGTTCACCGACTTCTGGGGTGTCGCGCGGCACGACTGGCCTGCGGACGTGTTCGAGGTCGAGGCCGGCGGTCTCCGGGTGGCCAGCGCGACGGCCTTGGCCGGCTATCGGGCGGGCTGGGACGAGCTACAGGCGAAACTGCAAGGCCGGTGATCCGGCTAGTGGTCGTACGAGAAGTTGGCCACGCATCGACTTAGTCGAGGCAGAATTCGTTGCCTTCGACGTCCTGCATGTTGAGGCAGGACTCGTTTTCCTCGTCGGCGACGAGGAGTTGGCCGCGGACTGCGCCGAGGGGGAGTAGGCGTGCGCATTCGGCTTCGAGTGCTGCCAGGCGCTCTTCGCCTCGGAGGCCGGTGCCGACGCGTACGTCGAGATGCACCCGGTTCTTGACGACCTTGCCTTCGGGGACGCGCTGGAAGAACAGTCGCGGGCCGACGCCGGTGGGATCGACGCAGGCGAACGCGGATCCTTGACGTTCGGGCGGCTGCGCGCGATCGAACTCTTCCCAGCTCTCGAACCCCGGCGGTGGCGGCGGTACGACGTACCCCAGCACCTCGCACCAGAAACGAGCGACGCGCTCAGGATTCGCGCAGTCGAAAGTGACCTGAACCTGCCTGACCGTTGCCATGCGACCACCGTAAAGGGTGTGCCGGGCAAATGTCTGTCGAGATAATGCGGCCGGCCGGGCATCATGTCGGCGTGGAAGAGGTGCTGACCGGAGGAAACGTCGCGGATCGGGTCGTTCGGATCGGCGCGACGGTGCGGAAGCCTGCGCTCGTTCAGACGGCCGGGGTCGAGGCGGTGCTCACTCATCTCGCCGACTTCGACGGAGCGCCCCGCACGCTGGGGCGGGA
This Kribbella sp. NBC_00482 DNA region includes the following protein-coding sequences:
- a CDS encoding GNAT family N-acetyltransferase is translated as MEPLGGVTWPPEPIKTERLVLRESEARDRTAFVELLASPEVNTYLGGPRPRDEVERETPEVPQRWPGSFVVELDGTMIGQILLRRATKHRPAAVGKADLGYLFLPRAWGFGYAGEACAAALDWFDGALPGEPVVLATQTANVGSMRLAAKLGFTEVERFEAWGAEQWLGIRPPVTP
- a CDS encoding Type 1 glutamine amidotransferase-like domain-containing protein codes for the protein MRLLLTSGGITNPSINDALVELLGKPIAESRALLIPTAMWGHPKCGPTFVRGSVTGEPPWHMPSLGWESVGVLELTALPSIGEERWVPWVREADVLLVDGGDATYLCHWMRESGLSDLMPSLPDTVWVGVSAGSMVMTPRIGEDFVSWPSAPDDRTLGVVDFSIYPHLDHESMPDNTLANAETWAAGIGGPSYAIDDQTAIKVANGTTEVISEGHWKPFPA
- a CDS encoding nucleotidyltransferase domain-containing protein, whose protein sequence is MVRRNDLGFVRYVVGLLDGVGVRAWVFGGWAAELLGVSAPRGHRDVDLLYPAGGFEVVDEFLARGDVQEIVAKRFPHKRAFEVDGVMVELFLVQSDEAGWFTDFWGVARHDWPADVFEVEAGGLRVASATALAGYRAGWDELQAKLQGR
- a CDS encoding VOC family protein; this encodes MATVRQVQVTFDCANPERVARFWCEVLGYVVPPPPPGFESWEEFDRAQPPERQGSAFACVDPTGVGPRLFFQRVPEGKVVKNRVHLDVRVGTGLRGEERLAALEAECARLLPLGAVRGQLLVADEENESCLNMQDVEGNEFCLD